One segment of Pontibacter akesuensis DNA contains the following:
- a CDS encoding glycosyltransferase family 4 protein, whose amino-acid sequence MEKDHKLRILFFIGSLRSGGKERRMIELLTYLNGKGRYELLVALTQNEIHYPDFFKLNIPHVVLKRRWKRSDPTLPLQFYRICNQFQPHIIHAWGRMQSFYTLPAVIAQGVPLVNSQITAAPPKLKRWSLPNLIDRLNFRFSKIILSNSKAGIDTYKPPAAKSRVVYNGINMNRFAELPSIDDIKRKYGIATPYTVIMSASFTPHKDYNTFYRIAEQITNARDDVSFIGVGGVDKDDSEFRRLQSISSGNLRILFPGRINDVEALVNACSIGVLFSNKQVHGEGISNSIMEYMSLAKPVVANDAGGTREIVHHNQNGYLILNQSEEEIIALINDLINDQEKRASFGRASKKIIEETFSLESMGKAFEQVYQEAIT is encoded by the coding sequence ATGGAGAAAGATCATAAGCTCCGCATTCTCTTCTTTATTGGCAGCCTGCGGTCGGGAGGAAAAGAAAGGCGCATGATAGAACTGCTGACTTACCTGAACGGCAAGGGGAGGTATGAGCTCCTGGTCGCCCTAACACAGAATGAAATTCACTACCCGGACTTCTTCAAATTAAACATACCCCATGTTGTGCTTAAAAGAAGGTGGAAGAGAAGTGACCCTACACTACCACTTCAGTTTTACCGCATCTGTAACCAGTTTCAGCCACACATTATACATGCGTGGGGAAGGATGCAATCGTTTTATACCCTTCCGGCAGTAATAGCACAGGGTGTACCGTTAGTGAACAGCCAGATAACGGCTGCTCCTCCTAAGCTTAAGCGCTGGTCTTTACCAAACCTCATCGACAGGTTAAACTTTCGTTTCTCCAAAATCATACTTTCTAACTCCAAGGCGGGCATCGATACCTACAAGCCACCGGCAGCAAAATCGAGGGTGGTCTACAACGGCATTAACATGAACCGGTTTGCTGAGCTACCCAGCATTGATGACATAAAGCGCAAGTATGGGATAGCCACTCCCTATACAGTTATTATGTCGGCCTCCTTCACTCCGCACAAAGACTATAATACCTTTTACCGCATTGCCGAGCAGATTACCAATGCCAGAGATGATGTCTCTTTTATTGGCGTGGGTGGGGTTGATAAGGATGATTCTGAATTCAGACGGCTGCAAAGTATAAGTTCAGGCAACTTAAGAATTCTCTTTCCGGGCAGAATCAATGATGTGGAGGCGTTGGTGAATGCGTGCAGCATTGGGGTTCTATTCTCTAACAAGCAAGTGCACGGAGAGGGTATATCTAACTCTATCATGGAGTACATGTCTCTGGCCAAGCCCGTTGTGGCAAACGATGCAGGGGGAACGAGAGAAATAGTGCATCATAATCAAAACGGCTACCTGATCCTAAACCAGTCGGAGGAAGAAATAATAGCTCTCATAAACGACCTGATTAACGACCAGGAGAAGCGTGCATCTTTCGGCAGGGCAAGTAAGAAAATTATAGAAGAGACATTCTCGCTCGAAAGTATGGGAAAAGCCTTTGAGCAGGTTTACCAAGAAGCCATTACTTAG
- a CDS encoding polysaccharide lyase, whose translation MNFKFRNLIAPVLLGVIAVSCDQKEVEEVNPDGLAKTSVVSAATSANLLFNETFEGSSAFSTVHKQFGPSHAFNLATSPVFEGSKSGRFELRDSDPLTSGGTRSEVLFPAQDNRERWYSFSAYFPADTYAKDGNNDIINQWHQGTSPAMSLRTEDDRFHLKVGNTKDNRQDIDLGVVTKGVWHTFVFHVIHSAKSDGLVEVWINGNKKLTRSGGNMYDSFLPRWKVGIYKSSWNDSGTTDTKVRAFYFDNVRMGNEKATYAEMVSNTGTTAPAPAPTPEPEPAPAPAPAPAPAPAPAPTPALDVPNTTAHGFTLIDAGREIGIMPLTNGATISLSSLNTTRLNFRADIEQTASVGSVKFVLSGTQSHTYADNAAPYAIFGDSGDGNYYHGGWVPKVGNYTLTATPYSEAKGRGTAGTPITINFTIKN comes from the coding sequence ATGAACTTTAAATTCCGTAACCTAATTGCCCCTGTACTGCTAGGTGTAATAGCAGTATCATGTGACCAAAAAGAAGTTGAAGAAGTAAACCCAGACGGATTAGCTAAAACATCAGTAGTTAGTGCCGCCACATCTGCCAACCTCTTATTCAATGAGACTTTCGAGGGAAGCTCTGCATTCTCAACAGTACACAAACAATTCGGCCCCTCCCACGCCTTCAACCTGGCAACTAGCCCTGTATTTGAAGGGTCAAAATCAGGACGCTTCGAGCTAAGAGATTCAGATCCGCTGACAAGTGGCGGTACGCGATCGGAAGTTCTTTTCCCTGCCCAAGATAACAGAGAGAGATGGTACTCGTTTTCTGCCTATTTCCCTGCGGACACTTATGCAAAAGACGGCAATAATGATATTATCAACCAGTGGCACCAAGGCACCAGCCCAGCCATGTCACTGCGAACCGAGGATGATAGGTTTCACCTTAAGGTAGGTAACACGAAAGATAACAGACAAGACATTGACCTGGGTGTTGTAACAAAAGGTGTATGGCATACTTTCGTATTTCACGTAATTCACTCTGCCAAGAGCGACGGACTGGTAGAAGTATGGATCAACGGAAACAAGAAACTTACTCGCTCTGGTGGCAACATGTATGATTCGTTCCTGCCAAGATGGAAAGTGGGTATCTATAAGTCAAGCTGGAACGATAGCGGTACAACAGATACGAAAGTAAGGGCTTTCTATTTCGACAATGTTAGAATGGGAAATGAGAAAGCCACCTATGCGGAGATGGTATCAAATACCGGAACAACTGCTCCGGCACCGGCTCCGACACCTGAGCCTGAGCCTGCACCAGCCCCTGCACCTGCTCCAGCCCCTGCACCTGCTCCAGCACCTACACCTGCTCTGGATGTACCTAATACAACAGCGCATGGCTTTACGCTGATAGATGCTGGAAGAGAAATTGGCATCATGCCTTTAACCAATGGCGCTACCATTAGCTTAAGTTCTTTGAACACCACAAGGCTTAATTTCCGTGCTGACATAGAGCAGACAGCTTCTGTTGGCAGTGTTAAGTTTGTTCTAAGTGGCACGCAAAGCCATACGTATGCTGATAATGCTGCGCCATATGCTATTTTCGGTGACAGTGGGGACGGTAATTACTATCATGGTGGCTGGGTGCCTAAAGTTGGTAACTACACACTAACGGCGACTCCTTATTCAGAAGCCAAAGGAAGAGGTACTGCTGGTACACCAATCACTATTAACTTCACCATCAAAAATTAA
- a CDS encoding T9SS type A sorting domain-containing protein — protein sequence MIKQSTLFIACAFFTSLYAIAQDGQIITTHTPLTPLATTEDTGDKPQSKVWSFACSQWAVFPDAEGTHVWRLDGTTWTKVLKLSGKQTTKADCKVVGKVTHILLFAQGSTTQLLSVEYMPGSNTYQLWKERPDAVDINLEKEAETATIDIDGTGRMWLASDATPEVRVRWSDVPYTDWSAPITVATGIEEDDIAAVVALPKQIGVMWSNKDGKRFGYRAHADGAAPTAWSADEVPAFQSGLPLRKGMADDHLNMAVARDGTLYVAVKTNYEAPGLPSVALLIRRSSGKWDDLYEVSGTGSRPIVLLNEEVGMLKIVYTAADEGGNILYKESSTANISFGPETLLIEGNYNDATSSKDNYTYDAVILASNKTHVVGVHATVGAAPASCRMLNKLIAAPNPFLTQTTIFFSVPEGGKFLLQLFDGKGAYIMTILEGTAEEGVLNAIPLDARELPAGLYIARLKTSYSTRSLKLVYVP from the coding sequence ATGATTAAACAGTCTACTCTTTTCATCGCATGCGCGTTCTTTACAAGCCTCTACGCCATAGCACAGGACGGGCAAATCATTACCACCCACACCCCTTTAACGCCACTGGCCACCACAGAGGACACAGGAGATAAACCGCAGTCGAAGGTTTGGTCTTTTGCCTGCTCACAATGGGCTGTTTTTCCAGATGCAGAAGGCACACATGTTTGGCGCCTTGACGGTACAACCTGGACAAAGGTACTAAAGCTGTCAGGGAAGCAGACCACGAAAGCTGATTGCAAAGTTGTAGGCAAGGTCACCCATATCCTCCTGTTTGCCCAAGGATCCACTACGCAGTTGCTTTCTGTTGAATATATGCCCGGTTCCAATACCTACCAGTTGTGGAAAGAGCGGCCCGATGCCGTAGACATTAACCTCGAAAAAGAAGCCGAAACGGCCACAATAGATATAGATGGAACCGGCAGGATGTGGCTAGCGTCTGATGCAACGCCTGAAGTACGTGTACGCTGGAGCGATGTCCCCTATACTGACTGGAGTGCTCCTATTACTGTTGCCACAGGCATTGAAGAAGATGATATTGCCGCAGTAGTGGCCCTTCCGAAGCAGATTGGCGTAATGTGGTCGAACAAGGACGGAAAGAGGTTTGGCTACAGGGCACATGCAGACGGGGCAGCACCTACTGCCTGGTCTGCCGACGAAGTTCCGGCTTTCCAATCAGGACTTCCGTTGCGTAAGGGTATGGCTGATGACCACCTGAACATGGCCGTAGCGCGTGACGGCACCTTGTATGTGGCCGTCAAAACGAATTACGAAGCTCCCGGTCTCCCAAGTGTAGCCCTCCTGATTCGCCGCTCATCCGGAAAATGGGACGACCTGTATGAGGTATCAGGAACCGGATCCAGACCAATAGTGCTTTTGAATGAGGAAGTGGGCATGCTCAAAATTGTCTATACTGCAGCAGATGAAGGGGGTAACATTCTCTATAAAGAGTCCTCAACAGCTAATATCTCGTTCGGCCCCGAAACTTTACTCATAGAGGGAAATTACAATGACGCTACCAGTAGCAAAGATAACTATACCTATGATGCGGTGATTTTGGCCTCAAACAAAACACATGTTGTCGGTGTGCACGCTACAGTTGGTGCTGCGCCTGCTAGCTGCAGGATGTTGAATAAGCTTATAGCAGCTCCTAACCCCTTCCTGACACAAACGACAATCTTTTTCAGTGTTCCGGAGGGAGGCAAATTTTTGCTTCAGCTTTTTGATGGGAAAGGTGCTTACATCATGACCATATTGGAGGGCACAGCAGAAGAGGGAGTGTTGAATGCAATTCCTCTGGATGCCAGAGAACTTCCAGCCGGTCTGTATATAGCTCGGCTTAAGACAAGTTATAGCACAAGATCACTAAAACTAGTGTACGTTCCCTGA
- a CDS encoding class I SAM-dependent methyltransferase: MLKTVKSNFFDLAIDRKMYSNKPNLAFRLNYIFEGVNFVNKTVLDVGGGAGLLTFYAAVKGAKKVVCLEPEFDGSNSGMIEKFKEFKSALATSFPIEHLPLTLQDYVGQIKDESYDIVLLHNSINHLDEEACISFLEKESSYNTYKEIFTAVYSKMSKGGKLIVADCSRDNFLNAIGMKCYFNPTIEWHKHQRPETWVSLLKEIGFRKPVIKWSTPNKLGKPGRVLMGNSFMSYLTQSHFKFTMEK; the protein is encoded by the coding sequence ATGCTAAAAACTGTAAAAAGCAATTTTTTCGATTTGGCCATAGATCGGAAAATGTATTCAAACAAACCGAATCTGGCATTTCGCCTTAACTACATTTTTGAAGGTGTAAACTTTGTAAATAAAACCGTATTGGATGTAGGAGGTGGTGCCGGTTTACTCACTTTCTATGCCGCCGTAAAAGGCGCTAAGAAAGTGGTGTGCCTGGAGCCGGAATTCGACGGCTCTAACTCCGGTATGATAGAAAAATTTAAAGAATTCAAGTCAGCTCTCGCCACGTCTTTTCCCATAGAGCACCTGCCGCTAACGCTACAGGATTACGTCGGGCAGATTAAGGATGAATCTTATGACATTGTCCTGCTGCATAACTCTATTAACCACTTGGATGAGGAGGCTTGCATCAGTTTTTTGGAGAAAGAAAGCAGCTACAACACCTATAAAGAAATTTTTACGGCGGTGTACAGCAAAATGAGCAAAGGCGGTAAGCTAATTGTAGCAGATTGTAGCCGCGATAATTTCCTGAACGCCATTGGAATGAAGTGCTACTTTAACCCAACTATAGAATGGCACAAGCACCAACGGCCCGAAACCTGGGTGTCGCTTTTGAAAGAAATTGGCTTCAGAAAACCAGTGATTAAGTGGAGCACACCTAACAAACTGGGTAAACCGGGAAGAGTGTTAATGGGAAACTCCTTTATGTCCTATCTCACACAAAGCCACTTTAAGTTTACCATGGAAAAATAA
- a CDS encoding glycosyltransferase family 4 protein, giving the protein MKIIYVSRSKTGVPHPFVKEQADVVSKNFKVNIQHFLISKGGIKGYSKAVLELLGTIKKSGADIIHVHYGLSALVVVLNKLLFFKDYKIIITFHGSDINKKSERKLSLLAAQFSSHNILVSEKMAPYFQKDFSVIPCGIDTDIKLGCRQATREEKGWGENDFVVLFSSNFSREVKDPAFAFEVINAFSASTSRRVQFIELAGYSRTELTELMQAADALILCSKTEGSPQVVKEAILNALPVVANDVGDVESICSGVDNCFIVPKKVEEFVRCLHLIASKNARVQNRHPIIRKFDNNMISNKLFNIYTKAIKSDMR; this is encoded by the coding sequence ATGAAAATAATTTATGTCAGCCGATCAAAAACAGGTGTACCTCACCCTTTCGTGAAGGAGCAGGCAGATGTTGTGTCTAAGAACTTCAAGGTAAACATTCAGCACTTTCTGATATCAAAGGGTGGTATCAAGGGTTACTCAAAGGCAGTTTTGGAACTGTTGGGCACCATAAAGAAAAGCGGTGCGGATATTATACATGTGCACTATGGTTTATCTGCACTGGTTGTTGTTCTAAACAAGCTCCTTTTTTTCAAAGACTATAAAATCATTATCACCTTTCACGGCAGCGACATCAATAAGAAATCAGAGCGTAAACTATCGTTACTAGCGGCACAGTTCTCATCGCACAATATACTTGTGTCAGAAAAAATGGCACCTTACTTTCAAAAAGACTTTTCTGTTATACCGTGCGGCATTGATACAGACATAAAGTTAGGCTGTAGGCAGGCTACCAGAGAGGAAAAAGGCTGGGGTGAAAACGATTTTGTAGTACTCTTCTCATCAAACTTTAGCCGTGAAGTAAAGGATCCTGCCTTCGCGTTTGAGGTGATAAACGCTTTCTCCGCCTCCACCTCCAGACGTGTGCAGTTTATAGAGCTAGCCGGCTATTCCCGCACAGAACTGACGGAACTAATGCAAGCTGCAGACGCGCTTATACTTTGCAGTAAGACCGAAGGCAGTCCTCAAGTGGTGAAAGAAGCTATCCTGAACGCACTTCCTGTTGTTGCAAATGATGTTGGAGATGTTGAATCCATCTGCTCGGGAGTAGATAATTGCTTTATTGTACCCAAGAAAGTAGAGGAGTTTGTGCGATGCCTGCACCTCATCGCTTCGAAAAATGCGAGGGTACAGAACAGGCACCCCATCATTCGTAAGTTTGACAACAACATGATTTCAAACAAGTTATTCAATATATATACGAAAGCTATTAAATCAGATATGCGTTAA
- a CDS encoding exopolysaccharide biosynthesis polyprenyl glycosylphosphotransferase — protein MIKLRHRIPVLYLGGDVLTLFMTFIFSFYLFEDKNFQGLKWSILLALVLLWFFIGYWRKLYEINNSANLRILNYFRTYPILIAIVLVLYSVVPFELPNVNVVIAFILGFPVVAIPINLLMANIDNQIVPHNSTKRTLIAGIGRLAGDVEKRLNSRLKPGYEIAGYIKCKKEDCVVGQDKVVGDLKHIHDYLKNNQVDEIVIALPVKVSKKVRNILSAADYHGVRVKYIPDYQNLLGTQYKVTRFGHLDAVNVRQLPLDETSAFLFKGSFDKIFSFVAIVLLLPIFLILSVLVKLDSPGPIFYCPIRIGKGGRPFRVYKFRSMRENDAASGGYLSTQVNDIRITRLGKFMRKYSLDELPQFLNVLLGDMSVVGPRPHRSYLNQQLQESVDKYMLRHYFKPGITGWAQVNGWRGPTETQEQRAQRTLHDLWYMENWTPWLDLKIVYLTIFSRKAYKSAY, from the coding sequence ATGATTAAATTAAGACACAGAATTCCTGTCCTGTACTTGGGAGGGGATGTGCTAACTCTATTCATGACGTTCATTTTCTCCTTCTATCTATTTGAAGACAAAAATTTTCAGGGCCTGAAATGGAGCATACTGCTGGCCCTGGTCCTCCTTTGGTTTTTCATCGGGTATTGGAGAAAACTCTACGAGATAAATAACTCAGCCAACTTACGTATTCTTAACTACTTCAGGACCTATCCCATACTTATAGCCATTGTTCTTGTGCTGTACTCAGTGGTCCCATTTGAGTTGCCTAACGTCAACGTAGTCATTGCCTTTATACTAGGCTTTCCGGTGGTGGCTATCCCCATAAATCTTCTTATGGCAAACATCGACAATCAGATTGTTCCTCACAACAGTACTAAACGAACGCTCATAGCAGGTATAGGGCGCTTAGCCGGCGATGTTGAGAAACGTTTGAACAGTAGGCTGAAACCCGGCTATGAGATAGCCGGTTACATTAAGTGTAAAAAAGAGGACTGTGTAGTTGGGCAGGACAAGGTTGTAGGTGATTTGAAGCACATCCACGACTACCTGAAGAACAACCAGGTTGATGAAATTGTGATAGCGCTACCTGTTAAGGTATCAAAAAAAGTCAGGAACATACTTAGCGCTGCAGACTACCATGGAGTAAGGGTTAAATACATTCCGGATTACCAGAATTTGCTCGGGACCCAGTATAAAGTAACCAGGTTCGGGCACTTAGACGCTGTAAATGTACGGCAGTTGCCCTTAGATGAAACAAGCGCATTTTTGTTTAAAGGCAGCTTTGATAAAATCTTCTCATTTGTTGCCATTGTGCTCCTGTTGCCTATATTCCTTATCCTTAGCGTTCTGGTGAAACTGGACTCACCCGGACCGATCTTTTATTGCCCGATCAGGATAGGAAAGGGGGGAAGACCTTTCAGGGTATACAAGTTCAGAAGCATGAGGGAAAATGACGCGGCATCAGGAGGGTATTTATCCACGCAAGTGAATGATATTAGAATAACCAGGTTAGGGAAGTTTATGCGAAAGTACAGCCTCGACGAGCTCCCACAGTTTCTGAATGTGCTTCTTGGTGATATGAGTGTGGTTGGCCCAAGGCCGCATAGAAGTTACCTGAATCAGCAACTGCAGGAAAGCGTGGACAAGTACATGCTCAGGCACTACTTTAAACCTGGAATTACAGGCTGGGCACAGGTAAACGGCTGGAGAGGTCCGACAGAAACCCAAGAACAGCGCGCACAGCGCACGCTGCATGACCTATGGTACATGGAAAACTGGACACCATGGCTTGACTTAAAAATTGTTTACCTTACAATTTTCAGCCGCAAGGCGTACAAAAGCGCTTATTGA
- a CDS encoding DUF354 domain-containing protein, whose product MRILIDINHPAHVHYFRNFARLMGEQGHSILFVSRNKEMEHALLNLYGITFVNRGKGRNGKVGKFLYMIYADMKLIQVCQQFKPDLFLNFLHPYPSQVARLLGKPSLVFSDTEHAGLHHKLTVPFATKVYTPSCYRLDLGEKHVRFNGYMELAYLHPNYFTPDPSIYEILGIKPHEKYVIVRFVSWAAAHDFGHTGMSLENKRKAIKAISKYGRVFITSEAKLPDDLEPYRIRIPINKMHDAIFYSTLLFGESATMASEAAVLGTPSVFIDNDGRGYTDEEERKYGIVFNFTESEQDQQRAIEKAEAILACKDMKYKFKQIREKLLAECIDTTELMMSEVLKYAK is encoded by the coding sequence ATGCGAATACTTATTGATATCAACCATCCTGCCCATGTGCATTACTTCAGGAACTTCGCTAGGCTGATGGGCGAACAGGGGCATAGCATTCTTTTTGTTTCGAGGAACAAGGAGATGGAGCACGCCCTGTTAAATTTATACGGTATAACGTTTGTTAACCGGGGCAAAGGCCGAAACGGCAAAGTTGGTAAGTTTCTGTACATGATTTACGCAGATATGAAGCTGATTCAGGTTTGCCAGCAGTTTAAGCCAGACTTGTTTCTTAACTTTCTGCATCCCTATCCTTCGCAGGTGGCCAGATTGCTGGGCAAGCCCTCTTTGGTGTTCAGCGATACTGAGCACGCTGGTCTCCATCACAAACTCACTGTTCCCTTTGCCACAAAGGTGTATACCCCCTCCTGCTACCGACTTGACCTCGGCGAGAAGCACGTACGGTTTAACGGGTATATGGAGTTGGCCTACCTGCACCCAAACTATTTTACGCCCGACCCTAGCATTTATGAAATACTAGGTATCAAACCACACGAAAAGTATGTGATCGTCAGGTTTGTCTCCTGGGCTGCGGCACATGACTTTGGCCATACAGGCATGTCCCTTGAAAACAAAAGAAAGGCTATCAAAGCCATATCGAAGTATGGGCGGGTCTTTATTACATCCGAGGCAAAACTGCCTGATGATTTAGAGCCGTACCGCATCCGTATTCCTATAAACAAAATGCACGATGCAATTTTCTACAGCACCCTGCTGTTCGGTGAAAGCGCCACGATGGCATCTGAGGCTGCTGTGCTCGGCACCCCATCTGTTTTTATAGATAACGACGGGAGAGGCTACACGGATGAAGAAGAGCGTAAGTACGGGATTGTCTTTAACTTTACTGAAAGTGAGCAGGACCAGCAAAGGGCTATAGAAAAAGCTGAAGCCATACTAGCGTGCAAGGATATGAAGTATAAATTCAAGCAGATCCGGGAAAAGCTTCTGGCAGAATGTATTGATACTACTGAGTTGATGATGTCCGAAGTCCTGAAGTATGCCAAGTAA